ATCACTAGTTCAGATTTAACTGAGATAGAAAACAATTATGCTTTAGAATTACGTGCTCAAATAGTGGACTTTATATAGGAGAGTAGggttctctcttctttcctaatttttgttttccttctgtATATTCCTTTCCTTTtgcctaattttttatttattgtataaGCACGTTCCAGTATATTACATTAATATCTGATTAGTCCAATTAAAACACGCGCCATAAATTTTTAACACGCACATCGATACGGTCCAGGTCAAGCTTAGAACGTTCCCTGGGTTGGAACTAATTGGGCCCACTCCTAAGAATTGATCAAATCCAGCTAAATCCAGTTGGGTTTGATCATGTGGGCCTTTGggcctttttcttttattttatatatattttcttcttgttttttttgccGAAGaccttttctttattattttttttttgggaagtgttattggtatttcaaaaatctcattctacactcctcacaagtgtatttttctttgcaaatatataaagtttggagtgtagaatgagatttttggagtgtcaataacaattctttttccttttcgtAAAAGCACGAAAAACCATGTCTCCCTTTCCATTTTATTCAACGATCAAAATctgcaaatattatttattttccaaCCAAACCTAGTCGTAAATTTCTATTTCCACACCTAGGTTTTTAATTGATTTGGAAATTAGTAGCATGGTTGATAAGTGAAATTTTTAGCTTAGACTAATCATTTGGAGCGATAAAAGAACGAATTTGTATCAATATTATCAACaatatttgcaaatttagtctcttaACAACGCTTGTTGTATAAAGATAAAAGAACGAATTTATATCAATATTGAGATTCAAAGTAACTATTAATGCTAATTAGCAAATGTAGTTCTCTTTCAAGTAGAATTCGATAATTGTACGTGTGTGATAGCTTATGGCTTAAGTAATAAAGTACGGGATGTGCTATCCATAtaccattttttacttcttaaaTACTCCTTGTTGATTTCTGTaattttatcttcttcaattcctcgtctgacggccgaaaattagaaaggtgtgtgagaagtaaaaaaaagatATGTGAATATCACATCCATAGAGTATTAATCCGTATGCACGTGTTAGATGATAGAGTTCGGTACAGATGCGTTATCTATTCCGAACTCTATCATCTACACACTCCCAACAAACACACGGCCAATATATCCTCATATTCCGATAAAAGTTTGATTCCAATTACCCTTTTTAACTAACCCTAGATGCAAAACTCCACAATCCCAAGATTAGCCTCAAAACTCCATAACCCAACAGGAAACACACACCAAAAACAAAGGGGCAATTAGTAATTCCACAAACATGTCTCACCTCACACGTACACAGAGATGGCGTCCGTGCGACCCGTACCAGGAACCGTAGGGAACCGGGCTTTTTAAAAAGCCATATCCGTACCTCATTCTCTCCGATAACGACACATGGAATCCGCATTTCTCATTATTTTAATCAAACGagttcctcttcctcctcgCTTCTTCCTCTatcgctctctctctcctccctcacctCGCCTCTTCCTCTCTCGCCGTCTTTTCTGACTTCCGCTGCCCCTGCCCCCGGTGGTCCCCACCACACCCCCACCGCCCCATTAACCAAAAGTTTCCGGGTCCCATGGAATCTACGTCCCAACTTACATGATACGTATGGCAATCCTCGCCGAAAAAACCCCAGAATTATTcggatttttttaattttaatttttttttttttttgtattttaaatcTGCCCGTCTGTATAAAAATCATTAGCGTCTCCCATACCAGATGGTGAAAATGGTGATATACCATTGAAGCTCGTGGTGATTCGTCGCCGTGATGTAGAAGCCATTTCCCTTGTGGTAAGCTCCTCAACAGCTCAGGCATTTTACTTGGGTACCCTTTTGTCtaaaatatgatattttttactttttccgGTGATATTATGTGtgatttattgattattttttagtttttttttttttttttttttttgtatctgGTATTTTTTTATTCTGCATTATTTTAGTGGATTTATGATTGTTTTTGACaccatgattatttttttagctttttcTTCCGTGCTTGATGGGGTTGTAATCATAGGTGTTTCTTCCATTTCAATTTAATTGAACACACTTTTGTTTTCGTGGGgctctaattttattttttattgacttGTTTATTGGGTTGTTTGTGTATGAATTTCCAGGCTTTTACGGAAGGTGGTGTTTGACTTTGAAACAAtaaccagtttttttttttttatatttattgatttttatatttattcagAGAGTTTAAGGGAGTTTGGTGGTGCTGAGGAGGGTGTCCAAATTATTTGATTGGAAGAGCCTGCTGATTGATGGGATTTGGTTGGTTTGAGGGAATTTTGGTTCTGATGGAGATGAGCTTATCAGGATTTGATGCAGCCTCATTCTTCCAAAGGGGTTCAAAaaagtttgtttctttttcttcaactaGTTTTTATAAGGTTAGAGTTTGTTGTTGATGGGCTTAAAGAACTTCGGATTTTCGAGTTTTTCGAGATTTTCGAGCTTGTTTGTAGCTGAATTCAGGTTGTTTGAGGATTTCCCAGTTGGATTTAGGCCTTCGTCTCGgctgaaggagaaggaggaggtgaTTAGTGAGGTTTTTGGGGTATAACGCTGGTTGGGATTTGAGAGAATTACTGGGGAAGATGGAGGAGGAGGCGTATTCTTGGATTCGGAGAACGAAGTTTTCGCATCGGTTTGATTCTTCAAGGTTGGCCTCCCTTCCGTTAGCCCTGCAGGACAACCGGATTGCCGGATTAAAGTCAAGGCCTGCGACAGCGGTGGCAGAAGCGGAAGCGGCTCCCTTGAAGCAGAAATCGAGTCCCAGTAATTCAAAGATACAGAGGAATTTTGTTCATACACCGGTTAAGCGAAATCTCCTTACCAACAAGCAGAGATCTTTGTCCCCTCTGCCTCAGACCAACCTCTCTGATGCGTTCAAGGAAGCCAAGTCTGATACGAAGAGGTTTTCAACACCACATCCTAAGAGAAAGGGGATGGGAAGATTGTTCAGTAAGGATTCGCATAGTAAGTCATTGAATTCGATGAATACGAGCCCCCTCAGGCACTTGGCTTCTATGAAAGTCAATGACAAGACGAAGAGCCGGAAGGAATCGCCTTGGGCCAAGTACTTTGATCATGCTGGCGGGAGAGTTAATGCTTTGGAAGCTGCCGATGAATTTAGTGTTGATTTGTCGAAGCTGTTTCTCGGGCTTAAATTTGCTCATGGGGCGCATAGCAGGCTTTACCATGGTATTTACAATGACGAAGCTGTTGCTGTTAAGATTATCAGGGTGCCAGAGGATGACGATAGCGGAGTCTTGGCAGCTCGATTGGAGAAACAGTTTAATAGAGAAGTCACTCTTCTATCTCGTCTCCACCATCCAAATGTCATAAAGGTATGTCAATTCTTCCTTTTTTCCGCCTTGTATGCATTTGGATTGTGAAATTTCGTATAATGGTGAGCAAATTATCGTTCCTAGTTTGGAGTTTTTAGACATCAGatatgtttaagtttaaccatGTTTGGAACTTTCATAATTGCAAATCATGAACTTGAGGTTGCAGAATAATGTGTATCCTTTGTTACTGATATTTGTTTCCTTGAAACAGTTCATCGCAGCGTGCAGAAAGCCACCCGTTTATTGTGTAGTCACGGAATATCTATCAGAGGGTTCCTTGAGGGCATATCTCCACAAACTTGAGGAAAAGTCTCTTCCTCTGGAGAAACTGGTTGCCATTGCATTGGACATTGCTCGGGGAATGGAATACATACACTCAAAAGGAGTCATTCATCGGGACCTTAAGCCCGAAAATGTTCTTGTTGATGCAGAATTCCACCTGAAAATTGCCGATTTTGGTATAGCTTGTGAGGAGGCGTACTGTGATTCGTTGTCTGATGACCCTGGGACATACCGTTGGATGGCCCCAGAGATGATCAAGCGTAAATCCTATGGGCGTAAGGTTGACGTGTACAGTTTTGGACTCGTCTTGTGGGAAATGGTGGCTGGAGCAATCCCCTACGAGGATATGAATCCCATTCAGGCTGCTTTTGCTGTTGTAAACAAGGTACTTCCATAACTTTTGTTTTACTGGCCTATAGTTAGAAGTGTGCATATTAGGCTCCTTCATCCATACTTTTGTTAATTCCTTGGTTCTAGCTTTCGACTTCTCTATGACGGCTAATCTTCGAGAAGTAGCCAATGAAGATCCCAATGAAGTGAATTTGCAAATGATTCGGGTGTTCTGTTTCTAAAATTCTTGCGCTGAACTAATATTTCCGCCATTTACTCTTTCTCGTGAAGCTCAACCTCCAAACGAAAGTTACTTATCAGAAAAATTCTGAATTAAAGCTACGTATAAACCATATTCTAAGAAATGGTGGGTTGCTTTTTCAGAATTTGAGGCCTATTATCCCGAAGGGTTGCCCGTCTGCAATGCAAGCATTGATCGAGCATTGTTGGTCCTTGCATCCGGACAAAAGGCCCGAGTTTCCGCAGGTTGTAAAAGCATTGGAGCAATTCGAGTCTTCCCTCGCCCTCGACGGAACCTTGACTCATGTAACAAGTCCAATCTGCCAAGATCACAAGAAGGGGAAGCTCCTTCACCGGATTCAGAAGCTTGGTCCTGCGCATCCTCATAGTACACCAACGCCTAAGCCCAAATTCTCTTGAACCATCATCTTTCTTGTGAGACATCCTGGCTTTTGTAGTGTCACCAGGtcaaaattgtaattaaagaaaAGGGTTTGTCTTCTTTAATCGTCATCTTATTTGATGTCACATTCATGTGGAACAAGTGGAAGTGAACCAATTGATTGATAGGCATGCATCGGAGTGAAGCAGATATATCTTTTCTATATTTTACACGTACACCACAAATGCTTATCAATTTTGCATATTTTAATCTCTCACTCACTgtgtatttataaattatagAATGAGGGGTGGAAAATGCCACATGGTGACGGTTCTGATTAACTCAACTCTCACACTAAATGTTTTCAGCTACTAAActtttaaacgaaatatggtgGCATACGAATCACCTTATCTTGATACCATTGCAAGTGTAATGACCAATCCGCATGATAGGTCCATAAACTAGAGACAATTAGATAGCAATCAGACCTCCTTAGTGAATACTAGCGCCATCCTTAGATGTTGAAGTCAATTGAAGATATAGATTCAATACAAGCCCTTTCAGTTGGAAGAAACAAATATTGAGGGTATTATTCTTTTGTGAGAATACTTTTAGCAATCACGTGACAAATATTGAGGGTATTATTCTTTTGTGAGAATACCTTTACCAATCACTTGATTAACTTGTCCTTGATTGGGCTATCTTACTaaagtttttcatgcaaattagGATTTAGAATTAAGATATTCACATTTGTTCATAAACAATCACCACCAAACCTTAATTAAGCTATCTTACTaaagtttttcatgcaaattagGATTTGGAATTGAGATATTCACATTTGTTCATAAACAATCACcaccaaaccttatccaactaAGAGGGCGGCTGTATAAATCCTAGAGCGTCATTATACTCGGTTTTGTGCCAAATCTTTCGTTAGTTCTAAGTGATCCATATCTTTTCTTATAGTCTTTATAGGTTTTTCTCAACCCTTTTTGCCCTAAGCTCGTCATCATAGTCACATCATCTAACTAGAGCATCTGTAAATCTTCGGTTCACGTGTCCAAACCATCTTAattgattttctctcatcttaccTTCACATATGTTCATGAAATCATGAATTGGGGGTTCCTTTTCACATGTCATTATCACAACCAAAATGATTGGTGCAGTCTTACAATTTCTTTCcttggaaaaggatcctcgtcaGATCCTTTTtctggggatcctagggatcccgtGATCAGGACCTTCCATCGTACATCTCGTCGGATCCTTTTTctagggatcctagggatcccgtGATCAGGACCTTCCATCGTACATTGTAcgatcaaaaatcattttaaaattatttgtaaatagtacctaacgaaaattgactgcacgatgtatgatgaacaatCGCGATCacgggatccctaggatccccatgAAAATGATCTGGCGATGATCCTTTTACTCTTTCCCTCATCTTCTCAAGCatttaaataattttgagtGACTCCTCCAATTAGGTAATTACCtcagaccatctccaaccgatccaGCCAGATGGCCATAGGGTCCAAAATAGCCTGAAATGACACCAAAACCGTCTCCAACAAAGGACTAGGCCAAATGGCTTGTCGACCCCACCTGGTCAAAACCAACCAATCAGGCCAGTGGGTTGATCATCTCCGGCCAGCTAGCTAGCCCGTTGAGCCagcctacttttttttttttttttgttggacaatttttttctacaccatttctcacatactttTTACCATTTCATACTATCtcacctcattttatttcacttcTTCACATTTCGTATCATGACCCTTTGGTCCCCTCGAttagagatgattttttgtcataggactatgtttggcctatagccctttggcccctcagttggagatgatatGAAATATGGTCtggcattgttcattaaaatattaatttcttggagggctatagggctaaaacgagtcatCTGTCCCTCATtaggttggagatgaccttatagCCCCTAGCTCCTTTGGTTTGTTGTTCTAACCACCCAGTCATCCACGGAGAAAGCTTGGCTAGCGAATCACGGGTGGACACATGTCTAAGTTGcgattaaaaaatcaattacttGGACATGAGCCATCTATccctccttcggttggagatgaccttacaGCCCTCAACTCCTTTGGTTTGTTGTTCTAACCACCCAGTCATCCACGGAGAAAGCTTGGCTAGCGAATCACGGGTGGACACGTGTCTAAGTTGcgattaaaaaatcaattactcGAACACATGTCCACCCGTAATTCACTAGCAGTAGGAGCTGCTGCTGATTTTTCAGCAGCCAAGCTCCGTTCGTCATCCACCCCTTTGTCTATTTGTCTCCTTCCGTGCTGCCAAGCTTTGGGAACTCTTGATGTAAAACACACTTGTCTGTTTATGAAGCAGCCATGGATGCGTGGCCTACCATCTTTGCACCATGTCTCATCACTTGTATGGAAATTTAGGTGCAAAAAAATCCtgtggtctttaattaggtagGTGAAGGACATATTCACATTAGTTCTCACAATGTTCTTGTGTGTTTTATTGTCAAGAACTCAACTTGAATTGTCCTGTCAATTAAGGGAAAAAAACACGTTGTCCTTGTGTTGCAAAACAGTTGGGGCATGTTCGTAGCACTTTCGGATAATCATACGTGTTTCTAACAAtgtttggccaaaaaaaaaccctttatAGATTATAAAGTTTTTTGCAGAGGCAGTTCTTCTTGAAATTTTGACAGTAAACTTGTTTTGCTATTCATTCAAGCACACTCAcgtttatttttagttttcaaattttctttgatttattcaattcgaAGACATGAAATAAGAAATTAAGAGTCTACAAAGCGACAAATGAAATGTGCATAAATGACTTCCCTTCTAACAAAAGCGGATCCAAGCAAAGCACTATAAGCATGAGTATTGCTCAGACCctttataaatattttgttaGATAGTTTCCCATGTGCTTCTCTTTAAAACACTTCTATATTATTATGTTTCTAACGAAAGTGCTTACAACAAAAACActtattatttaaaatccaCTCCTAAATCGAACCCTTATGTCCCCACATATGACATTTCGCTACCAAATTCGATGGCAGAATTTATTTAGATGCATTGCATGTAATGgcctttcttctttattttgccACCTATAAATTTCAACCTAAATCCGTGATGTTTGTAATTTCTCATGCCTTCGACGTTTTCTTTTCTACAAAAGCATCAAAACCAATTGCAACAAGCACCATCAGCACAACCAGCAAATTCG
This genomic stretch from Pyrus communis chromosome 2, drPyrComm1.1, whole genome shotgun sequence harbors:
- the LOC137725446 gene encoding serine/threonine/tyrosine-protein kinase HT1-like, with amino-acid sequence MEEEAYSWIRRTKFSHRFDSSRLASLPLALQDNRIAGLKSRPATAVAEAEAAPLKQKSSPSNSKIQRNFVHTPVKRNLLTNKQRSLSPLPQTNLSDAFKEAKSDTKRFSTPHPKRKGMGRLFSKDSHSKSLNSMNTSPLRHLASMKVNDKTKSRKESPWAKYFDHAGGRVNALEAADEFSVDLSKLFLGLKFAHGAHSRLYHGIYNDEAVAVKIIRVPEDDDSGVLAARLEKQFNREVTLLSRLHHPNVIKFIAACRKPPVYCVVTEYLSEGSLRAYLHKLEEKSLPLEKLVAIALDIARGMEYIHSKGVIHRDLKPENVLVDAEFHLKIADFGIACEEAYCDSLSDDPGTYRWMAPEMIKRKSYGRKVDVYSFGLVLWEMVAGAIPYEDMNPIQAAFAVVNKNLRPIIPKGCPSAMQALIEHCWSLHPDKRPEFPQVVKALEQFESSLALDGTLTHVTSPICQDHKKGKLLHRIQKLGPAHPHSTPTPKPKFS